From Natrinema salaciae, the proteins below share one genomic window:
- the xacF gene encoding 2,5-dioxovalerate dehydrogenase produces MPIAHRNYVDGEWVESRSGDTFEVLNPANTDEVVAEFQSSTTEDAEAAIEAAVAAEDEWASTPGPKRGTILEEAAQRLEAQKDELTETLTREEGKTLDEAGGEVQRAIDIFRYYAQKASDLGGTVKSSSGTDTTLYTKREPLGTVGLITPWNYPIAIPAWKLAPALAAGNTAVLKPASAAPTVAWKLIEALDDAGLPAGVANFVAGSGSAVGAPLTDHEGVDAVSFTGSTAVGTAVARDATDDLKRVQCEMGGKNPTVVMPSADVDEAVDIVGAGAFGVTGQACTACSRAIVHEDVYDEFVAGITDYAESIEIAPGVENADMGPHVTNSELEGTLEYVEIAAEEDGATLETGGERLTDGQYDDGYFVEPTVFSDVTNDMRIAQEEVFGPVLAVLRVGSFEEGLEVANDIDYGLSASIVTQDLAEANEFAETVEAGVAKVNEKTTGLELHVPFGGYKDSSTDTYREQGDAGLDFFTSTKTVYMNY; encoded by the coding sequence ATGCCAATAGCGCACCGCAACTACGTCGACGGAGAGTGGGTCGAATCGCGTTCCGGAGATACGTTCGAGGTACTGAACCCCGCGAACACCGACGAGGTCGTCGCCGAGTTCCAGTCGTCGACCACCGAAGACGCCGAAGCGGCGATCGAGGCTGCGGTCGCCGCCGAGGACGAGTGGGCGTCGACGCCCGGTCCAAAACGGGGAACGATCCTCGAGGAGGCGGCTCAGCGCCTCGAAGCACAGAAAGACGAGCTCACCGAGACACTCACGCGCGAGGAAGGCAAGACACTCGACGAGGCCGGCGGCGAAGTCCAGCGGGCGATCGACATCTTCCGCTACTACGCGCAGAAAGCCAGCGACCTCGGCGGCACCGTCAAGTCGTCCAGCGGCACGGACACGACCCTCTATACGAAACGCGAGCCGCTGGGAACCGTCGGGCTGATCACGCCGTGGAACTACCCAATCGCGATCCCGGCCTGGAAACTCGCCCCCGCGCTGGCGGCTGGCAACACGGCTGTCCTCAAACCCGCTTCGGCGGCCCCGACCGTCGCGTGGAAGTTGATCGAGGCGCTCGACGACGCGGGGCTGCCCGCCGGCGTCGCCAACTTCGTCGCCGGTTCCGGGAGCGCGGTCGGTGCGCCGCTGACCGACCACGAGGGCGTCGACGCCGTCTCCTTTACCGGGAGCACGGCAGTCGGCACCGCCGTCGCACGTGACGCCACGGACGACCTCAAACGCGTCCAGTGTGAGATGGGCGGGAAGAACCCGACGGTCGTCATGCCCAGCGCCGACGTCGACGAGGCGGTCGATATCGTCGGTGCCGGGGCGTTCGGCGTCACCGGACAGGCCTGTACGGCCTGTTCCAGGGCGATCGTCCACGAGGACGTCTACGACGAGTTCGTCGCGGGGATCACCGACTACGCCGAGTCGATCGAGATCGCTCCCGGCGTCGAGAACGCCGACATGGGCCCCCACGTCACGAACAGCGAACTCGAGGGCACCCTCGAGTACGTCGAGATCGCCGCCGAGGAAGACGGCGCGACCCTCGAGACCGGCGGCGAGCGGCTCACCGACGGGCAGTACGACGACGGCTACTTCGTCGAGCCGACGGTCTTCTCGGACGTGACCAACGACATGCGCATCGCACAGGAGGAAGTCTTCGGTCCCGTACTGGCGGTGCTGCGGGTCGGCAGCTTCGAGGAGGGCCTCGAAGTCGCCAACGACATCGATTACGGCCTCTCCGCGAGCATCGTCACGCAGGATCTCGCCGAGGCCAACGAGTTCGCCGAGACCGTCGAGGCCGGCGTCGCGAAGGTCAACGAAAAGACGACCGGTCTCGAACTCCACGTCCCCTTCGGCGGGTACAAGGACTCCTCGACGGACACCTACCGCGAACAGGGCGACGCCGGCCTCGACTTCTTCACCTCGACGAAGACGGTCTACATGAACTACTAG
- a CDS encoding PPC domain-containing DNA-binding protein: MESFESDDGHVIIRLDRGDMVLESIAQACEDHDVDTGTVVTGIGTVSNLNIHYVDRTNLPDDQVDRNVDLELERAWEVTDINGVIADGEPHLHVTAFDGERTVGGHLEAGCEVNVLGEVTIRKLSGLSLERRPGERNVSRLVRR, from the coding sequence ATGGAATCGTTCGAATCCGACGACGGACACGTAATCATTCGTCTCGACCGAGGAGACATGGTTCTCGAGTCGATAGCGCAGGCCTGCGAGGATCACGACGTCGACACCGGGACGGTCGTCACCGGCATCGGGACGGTCAGCAATTTGAACATCCACTACGTCGACCGAACGAACCTTCCCGACGACCAGGTCGACCGGAACGTCGACCTCGAACTGGAGCGTGCGTGGGAGGTCACCGACATCAACGGCGTCATCGCGGACGGCGAGCCGCACCTCCACGTGACTGCGTTCGACGGCGAGCGGACCGTCGGCGGCCATCTGGAGGCGGGCTGTGAGGTCAACGTGCTCGGCGAGGTGACGATCCGAAAGCTATCGGGACTCTCGCTCGAGCGACGACCGGGCGAACGGAACGTATCCCGGCTCGTGCGCCGCTGA
- a CDS encoding Gfo/Idh/MocA family protein — MRDYDMGNSSAALRVGLVGLGSLGVRLGRQFDGVSDAELVAIADIDEANLADAGTELEVAPSNRYTDYETMLDEGPLDAAAIATPNGLHYDQTVAALERDLHVLCEKPLATSVEDARDLYRRDRETDRVVMLGYQRHLNPAFIRARERWAAGDADPTFITGEITHDWRSYYETMDDWRMDPELSGGGHLLNVGSHVIDAILWVTGLTPTHVDATVQFHDDEQRFDEQSSITIEFENGAVATVSDTGIVACTREHIHIWDDDGAVYLEGREWNERTGYTIDAEGTEHDPSLDYYGRQTKAEAFTEAVREGADPPITVRDAFRTLIVTMAAYESGRADARIDLADRYSLPDDGLSD; from the coding sequence ATGCGTGACTACGACATGGGCAACTCATCAGCAGCTCTCCGCGTCGGACTCGTCGGACTCGGTAGCCTCGGCGTCCGACTCGGACGACAGTTCGATGGCGTTTCCGACGCCGAACTGGTCGCGATAGCCGACATCGACGAGGCGAACCTGGCCGACGCGGGCACCGAACTCGAGGTAGCGCCGTCGAATCGGTACACGGACTACGAGACGATGCTCGACGAGGGCCCCCTCGACGCGGCGGCGATCGCCACGCCGAACGGGCTCCACTACGACCAGACCGTCGCCGCGCTCGAACGGGATCTCCACGTACTCTGCGAGAAACCGCTGGCGACCTCCGTCGAGGACGCCCGCGATCTCTACCGGCGCGATCGGGAAACCGACCGGGTGGTGATGCTGGGCTATCAGCGGCACCTGAACCCCGCGTTCATCAGGGCCCGCGAGCGGTGGGCGGCGGGCGACGCCGACCCGACGTTCATCACCGGCGAGATCACCCACGACTGGCGGTCGTACTACGAAACCATGGACGACTGGCGGATGGACCCCGAGCTAAGCGGTGGCGGTCACCTCCTGAACGTCGGGTCGCACGTTATCGATGCGATCCTGTGGGTGACCGGACTCACGCCGACACACGTCGACGCCACCGTCCAGTTTCACGACGACGAGCAGCGCTTCGACGAACAGTCCTCGATCACCATCGAGTTCGAGAACGGTGCGGTGGCCACCGTCTCGGATACGGGTATCGTCGCGTGTACGCGTGAGCACATCCACATCTGGGACGACGACGGTGCAGTCTACCTGGAGGGACGGGAGTGGAACGAGCGCACCGGCTACACGATCGATGCCGAAGGAACCGAACACGACCCGTCCCTCGATTATTACGGCCGACAGACCAAGGCCGAAGCGTTCACCGAGGCGGTCCGCGAGGGGGCCGACCCGCCGATCACGGTCCGAGACGCGTTCAGGACGCTGATCGTTACGATGGCCGCCTACGAGTCCGGCCGCGCCGACGCGCGGATCGATCTCGCGGACAGGTACTCGCTCCCCGACGACGGGCTATCGGACTGA
- a CDS encoding glycoside hydrolase family 28 protein, with product MAVPNTGRFDIREYGAIDDSNDPDTDAIQTALDECAESGGTVYVPPGTYVTAPLRVGDHTTLYLDAGATLQFVDDYDAYPTVESRWEGWEQVGFHPCLLVDDAENVSITGRGTIDGTGQYWWQFYDAPESAIPEGLRERLAEFEERNEKQDDVSSFTHRPPLFQVVDSENVSVSGVTLRNSPFWNTHVVYSKNVTIHDVTIENPADAPNGDGIDIDSSQYVRISDTYINAGDDAICIKSGKNGEGRDVGEPASQITVTNCTVEAGHGGIVVGSEMSGDVRDVTVTNCTFTGTDRGVRIKTRRDRGGVVEDLRFANIVMRRTACPFVINGYYFTPLDSDPEPIDEGTPMVRNVSFTNITAREVETAGFFAGLPEQYFEGISFTDVRIDATRSLDATDLDPAMADDYEQTHGLFCKSIADISFTDVRLRTPGSPAMRFEETEDVTIDGLRVPDSQSAPAVSLTNVGRTRVRGCAPQSDGPFLEASGSETDEISFAGNHGSLAEHVEVAADSDVTIERS from the coding sequence ATGGCTGTACCGAACACGGGCCGGTTCGATATCCGCGAGTACGGCGCGATCGACGATTCGAACGATCCCGACACCGATGCGATTCAAACTGCGCTCGATGAGTGCGCCGAGTCCGGCGGGACTGTGTACGTTCCACCGGGCACGTACGTGACCGCCCCGCTGCGGGTGGGCGACCACACGACCCTGTACCTGGACGCGGGAGCGACGCTACAGTTCGTCGACGACTACGACGCGTATCCGACGGTCGAGAGCCGCTGGGAGGGATGGGAGCAGGTCGGATTCCACCCCTGCCTGCTCGTCGACGACGCCGAGAACGTGTCGATCACCGGGCGCGGGACGATCGACGGCACCGGTCAGTACTGGTGGCAGTTCTACGATGCCCCCGAGTCGGCGATCCCGGAGGGCCTTCGAGAACGGCTGGCCGAGTTCGAGGAGCGAAACGAGAAGCAAGACGACGTCAGCAGTTTCACCCACCGGCCGCCGCTGTTCCAGGTCGTCGACTCCGAAAACGTCAGCGTCTCGGGCGTCACCCTCCGAAATTCCCCGTTCTGGAACACGCACGTCGTCTACTCCAAGAACGTCACGATCCACGACGTAACCATCGAGAATCCCGCGGACGCGCCCAACGGCGACGGGATCGACATCGACTCCTCGCAGTACGTCCGGATCAGCGATACGTACATCAACGCGGGCGACGACGCGATCTGTATCAAGTCCGGCAAGAACGGCGAAGGACGAGACGTCGGCGAACCGGCCTCCCAGATCACCGTGACCAACTGTACGGTGGAGGCGGGCCACGGCGGCATCGTCGTCGGTAGCGAGATGTCCGGCGACGTCCGAGACGTCACGGTCACCAACTGCACGTTCACCGGGACGGACCGCGGTGTCCGAATAAAGACTCGGCGCGACCGCGGCGGCGTCGTCGAGGATCTCCGCTTTGCCAACATCGTCATGCGGCGGACCGCCTGCCCGTTCGTCATCAACGGCTACTACTTTACACCGCTCGACAGCGATCCCGAACCGATCGACGAGGGGACGCCGATGGTCCGGAACGTCTCCTTCACCAACATCACCGCCCGCGAGGTCGAAACCGCCGGCTTCTTCGCCGGCCTGCCCGAACAGTACTTCGAGGGCATCTCGTTTACCGACGTCCGGATCGACGCGACCCGATCGCTCGACGCGACGGACCTTGATCCCGCGATGGCCGACGACTACGAGCAGACCCACGGCCTGTTTTGCAAGTCGATCGCCGACATTTCGTTTACCGACGTCCGGCTCCGAACGCCCGGCAGCCCGGCGATGCGGTTCGAGGAGACCGAGGACGTGACGATCGACGGCCTTCGGGTACCGGACTCGCAGTCCGCCCCGGCCGTCTCCCTGACGAACGTCGGTCGAACGCGAGTACGTGGCTGCGCGCCGCAGTCCGACGGCCCCTTCCTGGAGGCGAGCGGGTCGGAGACCGACGAGATTTCCTTCGCCGGAAACCACGGCTCGCTGGCCGAACACGTCGAGGTGGCAGCCGATAGCGACGTGACGATCGAACGCTCCTGA
- a CDS encoding IclR family transcriptional regulator: MANTPKKPTGRRIRSVEIAFTILDAVRNHDGIGVTELADELGHSKSTIHSHLQTLESQEVIVRHGDGYRLSLQVLDMANDVRDQIANYDVIVDEVDELATETGEIAQFGLEEHGNVSYLYKAMGNRAVETASRAGGKQPMYSTSLGKAILAFLPTDRRESIIDDAAFASKTPNTITDASRLYEELEEISERGYATDDEENIEGLRCVAAPVRNEQTVLGAISITGPASRITDDYLHGELAESVQRAANVIELNTKFS, from the coding sequence ATGGCAAACACCCCCAAAAAACCAACCGGACGCCGGATCCGATCAGTAGAGATCGCGTTCACTATCCTCGACGCCGTCCGCAACCACGACGGCATCGGCGTGACCGAACTGGCCGACGAGCTCGGCCACTCGAAGAGCACGATTCACAGCCACCTCCAGACCCTCGAGAGTCAAGAGGTAATCGTTCGTCACGGCGACGGCTACCGGCTGAGTCTCCAGGTACTGGACATGGCAAACGACGTCCGCGATCAGATCGCCAACTACGACGTGATCGTCGATGAGGTGGACGAACTGGCGACCGAAACGGGGGAAATCGCTCAGTTCGGCCTCGAAGAGCACGGGAACGTCTCCTATCTCTACAAAGCGATGGGGAATCGCGCAGTCGAAACGGCATCACGCGCTGGCGGGAAACAGCCCATGTACTCGACCTCCCTCGGCAAGGCCATCCTCGCGTTTCTTCCGACCGACAGACGGGAATCTATCATCGATGATGCGGCGTTCGCTTCGAAAACGCCCAACACGATCACCGATGCGAGCAGACTCTACGAGGAACTCGAGGAGATCTCCGAGCGAGGGTACGCAACCGACGACGAGGAAAACATCGAGGGGCTCCGCTGCGTCGCCGCTCCCGTCCGAAACGAGCAAACGGTGCTCGGTGCGATCAGTATCACCGGCCCGGCCAGTCGGATCACGGACGACTACCTTCACGGCGAGCTCGCCGAGAGCGTCCAACGGGCCGCGAACGTCATCGAACTCAACACCAAGTTCTCGTAA
- a CDS encoding hemolysin family protein, which produces MIELATTLVAAAAFGSAIATDLVAVAGVGVLVSLLVLSAFFSSAEIAMFSLAHHRIEALVEDGVAGAETVQTLQADPHRLLVTILVGNNLVNIAMSSIATGLLAMYLRQGEAVLAATFGVTAVVLLFGESAPKSYAIENTESWALSVARPLQASKYALYPLVVLFDRLTRIVNSLSGGGTAVESSYVTREEIRNLIRTGEDEGIIEADEREMLQRVFRFNDTIAKEVMTPRLDVTAVSRTATVDEAISKCVESGHTRVPVYRGTLDTIIGTVELSDLVRGRQYTGSRDDTLETALEDTLHVPESKHVDELFREMCHERVEQVVVIDEFGTTEGIVTTEDIVEAVVGEILDTREDDPIDIVDERTVLVDGEVNIEDVNDVIGVELPEGEEFETIAGFVFNRAGRLVEPGETFAYEGVDLIVETVDTTRIKRVRISEREPSAAVDDTGAPEAGRASDP; this is translated from the coding sequence ATGATCGAACTCGCGACGACCCTCGTCGCCGCGGCCGCATTCGGGAGCGCCATCGCGACGGACCTCGTAGCCGTTGCCGGCGTCGGTGTGCTCGTGTCGCTGTTGGTTCTCTCGGCGTTTTTCTCCTCGGCGGAGATTGCGATGTTCTCACTGGCTCACCATCGTATCGAGGCGCTCGTCGAGGACGGCGTCGCGGGTGCCGAAACCGTCCAGACGTTGCAAGCCGATCCCCACCGGCTGCTGGTGACGATCCTCGTCGGGAACAACCTCGTCAACATCGCGATGTCGTCGATCGCGACCGGGCTGCTGGCGATGTACCTCCGGCAGGGGGAAGCGGTGCTGGCGGCGACGTTCGGTGTGACGGCCGTCGTCTTGTTGTTCGGCGAGAGCGCACCGAAGTCCTACGCGATCGAGAACACCGAGTCGTGGGCCCTCTCGGTCGCTCGGCCGCTGCAGGCCTCGAAGTACGCGCTGTACCCGCTGGTCGTCCTGTTCGATCGGCTGACTCGCATCGTAAACAGCCTGAGCGGTGGCGGTACCGCCGTCGAATCGTCGTACGTGACCCGCGAGGAGATACGGAACCTGATACGAACCGGTGAGGACGAGGGGATCATCGAGGCCGACGAACGCGAGATGCTCCAGCGCGTGTTCCGGTTCAACGACACCATCGCGAAAGAGGTGATGACGCCGCGACTGGACGTCACTGCCGTCTCTCGAACAGCGACCGTCGACGAGGCCATCTCGAAATGCGTCGAGAGCGGCCACACTCGAGTACCGGTGTACAGAGGAACCCTCGATACGATCATCGGAACCGTCGAACTCAGCGACCTCGTCCGCGGCCGTCAGTACACCGGGTCGAGAGACGACACGCTCGAGACGGCCCTCGAGGACACGCTGCACGTCCCGGAGAGCAAGCACGTCGACGAACTCTTTCGAGAGATGTGCCACGAGCGCGTCGAGCAGGTCGTCGTCATCGACGAGTTCGGCACGACGGAGGGTATCGTCACGACCGAGGACATCGTCGAGGCCGTCGTGGGCGAGATACTCGATACGCGAGAGGACGACCCCATCGACATCGTCGACGAACGGACCGTCCTGGTCGACGGCGAGGTGAACATCGAAGACGTCAACGACGTCATCGGCGTCGAACTCCCGGAAGGCGAGGAGTTCGAGACGATCGCCGGCTTCGTGTTCAATCGCGCCGGCCGACTGGTTGAGCCCGGCGAAACGTTCGCGTACGAGGGCGTCGATCTGATCGTCGAGACCGTCGATACGACGCGCATCAAACGCGTTCGAATCTCCGAACGAGAGCCGTCGGCCGCCGTCGACGACACCGGCGCACCCGAAGCCGGTCGAGCGAGCGATCCGTGA
- a CDS encoding FmdE family protein produces the protein MSQPTHTNQTNWSIDYEAIDPIRIRDPVAEALAVLEPGEPFVISYADVVTAAGHSCPTAAGAYRITQLGLEALYPGTELPVRSDIVVTAGGPKDDAAYGVMSRLVSYVTGAAEEDGFGGLAGGYGDRRNHLHFDDLEADGLTFSFERSDTDDVVRVTYHVSDVPDAGPTTQYLGKCIDGEATAEERAAFAEAWHGRVRTVLTDDDLFTVERTGDGARTVTRD, from the coding sequence ATGAGCCAGCCCACGCATACGAACCAGACGAACTGGAGTATCGACTACGAAGCGATCGACCCGATTCGGATCCGAGACCCCGTCGCCGAGGCACTAGCAGTCCTCGAGCCGGGTGAGCCGTTCGTGATCAGTTACGCGGACGTCGTCACCGCCGCCGGCCACTCGTGTCCGACCGCCGCGGGCGCCTACCGAATCACACAGCTCGGCCTCGAGGCGCTGTACCCGGGCACGGAACTCCCGGTCCGGAGCGACATCGTCGTCACGGCCGGCGGACCGAAGGACGACGCCGCCTACGGCGTGATGTCCCGTCTCGTCTCGTACGTCACGGGCGCAGCCGAGGAAGACGGCTTCGGCGGACTCGCCGGCGGGTACGGCGACCGGAGGAATCACCTGCACTTCGACGACCTCGAGGCCGACGGCCTGACGTTCTCGTTCGAGCGATCGGACACGGACGACGTCGTCCGGGTCACCTACCACGTCAGTGACGTTCCGGATGCGGGGCCTACCACGCAGTATCTCGGGAAGTGTATCGACGGAGAGGCGACTGCCGAGGAGCGAGCGGCGTTCGCCGAGGCCTGGCACGGCCGCGTCCGGACCGTGCTGACCGACGACGACCTGTTCACGGTCGAACGGACGGGAGACGGAGCCCGGACGGTTACTCGTGACTAG
- a CDS encoding heavy metal translocating P-type ATPase gives MDLPRYVRNHRTAIVTGTTGLLYVGGWSLGAVASVDAASAGILILATIVGGYDIAKTATHELRSRTVGIKTLVTVAAIGAIAIGEYWEAAAVVFLFSLGSYLEGRTMRKTRSALQDLLEMAPDTAIVRRNGNEVEVPAREVEEGEVVVVRPGAKLPVDGVVVDGESAVNQAPVTGESAPVHKADGDEVYAGTVNREGALDVRTTGSGTDTTLQRIIRRVEEAQEESAPTERIIDRFATYYTPAIILLAVVAYAVTRDPLLSLTLLVIGCPGALVIGPPVSIVSAIGNAARKGVLLKGGEHLERAGKIDLVAFDKTGTLTKGETAVANVEGFDFDPEAALRLAATAEKRSEHHLADAIRTAARNRDSQDGAATDGGSVVSRARIPDPDDFDVVAGKGVVAHADGTEIVVGNRALLDDRGIDIPDAVAAHVRKRENAGETAVHVCRDGTVVAVIALRDERRDAAPGVVRTLEAAGVRTVMLTGDNERTARAVAEEVGIDDYRAELLPEDKRTAIETVRQDGHVVAMVGDGINDAPSLATADVGIAMGAAGTDTAIETADVALMADDLERIPDAVSLSKATRLNVYENVGLAVLTVVVLLAGVLTSTVHLAGGMLVHEGSVLLVILNGMRLLRY, from the coding sequence CGACATCGCGAAGACGGCCACTCACGAGCTCCGAAGCCGGACCGTCGGCATCAAGACGTTGGTGACGGTGGCCGCCATCGGCGCGATCGCCATCGGCGAGTACTGGGAGGCCGCCGCCGTCGTCTTCCTGTTCAGCCTCGGCAGCTACCTCGAGGGGCGAACGATGCGCAAGACGCGCAGCGCGCTGCAGGACCTCCTCGAGATGGCGCCCGACACCGCGATCGTGCGCCGGAACGGGAACGAAGTCGAGGTCCCCGCCCGCGAGGTCGAGGAGGGCGAGGTCGTCGTCGTTCGCCCCGGCGCGAAGCTGCCCGTCGACGGCGTGGTCGTCGACGGTGAAAGCGCCGTCAATCAGGCACCCGTCACCGGTGAGAGCGCCCCCGTCCACAAAGCCGACGGTGACGAGGTGTACGCCGGGACGGTCAATCGAGAGGGCGCGCTGGACGTCCGCACGACCGGTTCCGGAACGGACACCACGCTCCAGCGCATCATTCGCCGCGTCGAGGAAGCCCAAGAGGAGAGCGCCCCGACCGAGCGTATTATCGACCGATTCGCGACGTACTACACGCCCGCGATCATCCTGCTTGCAGTCGTCGCCTACGCCGTCACGCGAGACCCGCTGCTCTCGCTGACGCTACTGGTCATCGGCTGCCCCGGGGCGCTGGTGATCGGGCCGCCGGTGAGCATCGTCTCCGCCATCGGGAACGCCGCTCGCAAGGGCGTCCTGCTGAAGGGGGGCGAGCACCTCGAGCGCGCGGGGAAGATCGATCTGGTCGCGTTCGACAAGACCGGGACGCTCACGAAGGGGGAAACGGCCGTCGCGAACGTCGAGGGATTCGACTTCGATCCGGAAGCGGCGCTCCGCCTGGCCGCGACCGCCGAGAAGCGCAGCGAGCACCACCTCGCCGATGCCATCCGCACTGCCGCCCGGAACCGCGATTCGCAGGATGGCGCCGCGACGGACGGCGGAAGCGTCGTCTCTCGAGCGCGCATCCCCGACCCCGACGACTTCGACGTCGTCGCGGGGAAGGGCGTCGTCGCACACGCCGACGGGACGGAGATCGTCGTCGGCAACCGCGCGCTCCTCGACGACCGCGGGATCGACATCCCCGACGCAGTCGCCGCGCACGTCCGCAAGCGAGAGAACGCCGGCGAGACGGCCGTCCACGTGTGCCGCGACGGCACCGTCGTCGCCGTCATCGCGCTCCGCGACGAACGTCGCGACGCGGCACCCGGCGTCGTCCGGACCCTCGAAGCGGCGGGCGTTCGGACGGTGATGCTGACCGGTGACAACGAGCGGACCGCCCGCGCCGTCGCCGAGGAGGTCGGTATCGACGACTACCGCGCCGAGCTGTTGCCCGAGGACAAGCGTACCGCCATCGAAACGGTTCGACAGGACGGCCACGTCGTCGCGATGGTCGGCGACGGTATCAACGACGCGCCCTCACTGGCGACCGCCGACGTGGGGATCGCGATGGGCGCGGCCGGGACGGATACGGCCATCGAGACCGCCGACGTGGCGTTGATGGCCGACGACCTGGAGCGCATCCCCGACGCCGTCTCGCTGAGTAAGGCGACGCGGTTGAACGTGTACGAGAACGTCGGGCTCGCCGTCCTCACCGTAGTCGTGCTGTTGGCGGGCGTGCTGACCAGCACCGTCCACCTCGCCGGCGGCATGCTCGTTCACGAAGGGAGCGTCTTGCTAGTCATCCTCAACGGAATGCGACTACTGCGATACTGA